Within the Solwaraspora sp. WMMA2056 genome, the region CGCGGTGGCCAGGACGCCGAGCGCGATCACCCGGCTCCGGACGTCCTCGGCGGCGGCGTGCAACGCCCGACGCGCCCAGTGCAACGCCGCCTCCGGCTGCCCGTCGGCGAGCAGCGCGGAGGCGTACCGGGCCAACGCCTGCCGCCGGGAGAACAGCACCGCAGGGCTGCCGGCGGCGGTCGCGATCGGTGCCAGCAGGCCCACTGCGGTCGCCGCGTCCCCCGCCGCCAGCCGTGCCGACGCGAGCAGCACCCGGGGCGCCACCTGGACCGCCGCCAACGGATTGTGCGGCTCCACCGAGGTCAGCACCGACTGGGCCAGCCGCTGCGCCTCGTCGATCTCACCGCGTTCCAGCGCGACGAACCCGCACAACGTGCCGGCCATCGCGATCAGCAGCGGATGGTCGATCCGTTCACCCTGCGCCAACGCGTCGGACAACAGGTCGACGGCATGGTCGCGCTCACCCAGCCCACGGGCGACCGCGCCACGGGCCAGCAGCGCGAAACCCCGGCCCCAGTCGTCGGCCGCGCTGTCGAAGTCGCGGTACGCCCGACGCGCCGACTGGTCCGCCTCGGCGAGCTCACCCAGCTCGGCCGCCGCGAACGCCTCGACCGCCCGCAACGTGCCGACCGCCCACGCCTCCCCCACCCGCTCACCGAACGGCAGGAACACCTGCGCCAGCCGCCGAGCGTCGGCCAACCGGCCGGAGAGCAACCGGGCGAACGCCGTCGTCCCGCGCAGCCACGCCCGACCAACCGGATCGTCGAGCTCGGCGAAGAGCCGGGCCGCCCGGCCCAACACCGCGTCGGCCCCGGCGAAGTCACCCCGGGTCGTGGTCACCCAGGCCAGGCTCTGCAGCGACCACGCCTGCCCGCGCAGGTCGCCGGCGGCCAGGTTGACCTGGTACGCGGCGGCGAACCGGCTGCTCGCCCGACTGAGCCGGCCGGCCAGGAAGTCGGCCATGCCGAGCCGGCGCATCGCCTCGGCCCGCTCGGCGGGCAGCCCCACCTCGGTGGCCACCTGCAGCGCTTCCCGCCACGTCGCCGTCGCCCGGGTCGAGTCACCCAGCGCCCGGTGGGCCCGCCCGGCCACCAGCAGCGCACCGGTCCGGGCGGTCGCGTCGTCGGCCGCGTTGGCGAGCACCTTCTCCGCGTCGGCGAGGGCGTCCGCCGCCCGGCCGGTCTGTAGCAGTGCCCGCGTGTACACCAGCCGGTCGGCGGCGGGCACCGACTCGCCGCCCAACGTGGTCGCCCGCTCGGCGTACTCGACGGCCAGCTGCGGCTCGCCACCGGCGATCGCCTTGCGGGCCGCCCGGCCCAGCGCGGCCACCCCGATCGCCGCCACCGTACGGGCCGGTGCGTCCGGTCGCAGACCCACCGCCTCGGCGAGCCCGACCGCCCGCTCGGCGTGCTCGGCGATGAAGGCGTCCCGCAGCGCCAGGCTCTCCACCGTGTCGGCCCACCGGGCCAGGCAGGCGTGCCGCTCGGCCAGGTCCGCCTTACCGATGCCGGCGTACGCCGCCTCCCGCATCAGCGGGGTCGGAAATGCGTACCCGGTCCGGGTCCGCCGCAGCATCCGGCGCTGCAGCAGCTCCTCGACGGCGCGGGCCAGCTCCACGGCGACCACCGCCGCCGGGCGACCGTCGCGGCGGTCCCGCAACGCCTCCAGGGTGCCCTCCGGCACGACGTCACCGACCACCGACGCGTCCCGCAGCACCGACCGCGCGTCGGCCGGCAGCGCGTCGATCCGGGCGGCCAGCACCGCCGCCAGGTCCCGGGAGAGTAGCCGGCTGCTCAGCGAGCCCGGTACCAGCCGCCAGTCCACGTCGTCGACGGCCCCGTCGCCAGGCACCGGGCCGGTCCGGGTCAGCGCCCCCCGCTCGATCAGCAGGGTGACCAGTTCCGCCAGGTAGAACGGGTTGCCCTGGGCGGTGGCCAGCAGCCGGTCCACGTCCGGCTGCGGCAACCGGCCACCGCTGAGGTACGAGGTGAGCAGCCGGGCCGCGTCGGCACCGCGCAACGGCGGCAACGCGTGCACCTCGGCGTCGGCGACCCGGTTCAGCGCGCCGGCGGTGGTGCGGACCAGCTCGGGGCGGCCCAGCAGCAGCACCAGCACCGGGCCGGTCAGCCGCGACAGGGTCTCGCCGAGTGCCTCGACCGTCTCCGGCAGGGCGTCGTGCAGGTCGTCGACGACGACCAGCAGCGGCGTCTCCCGGGCCAACGCGCTGAGCAGGTCGGCGACCGCGCCGGGGATCGCCTCCGCGTCGAGCACCGGGGCGTCGGCGGTCAGGTCCGCCGGCCCCGACGACGGGTGGGCGGTCGGCGGATCGGCGTACCCGAGCAGGTTCAGCAGCAGGTCGACGGCGATCGTCGGCGGCTGCGGGGAGAGCCGGGTCAGCCGGTGGCCGAGCCGGCGCAGTCGCTCCTCGACGACGGCCCGGGTGACGGCGGTGGACCCGTCGCGGGGCAACCCGGCCGCGATCCGCACCAGGTCCGCCAGCGGTGCCAGCCGTCGGCGCTCGCCGAACGCCGCGCAGCGCACCGACAGCACCCGGGCACCGGTCGGGGCGGCGTACCGGCCGGTGCCGACGTCGTAGCCGGCCGCGTACCGCTCGACCTCGGCGGCGAACCGGGACTTGCCGATGCCGGCCTCCGCCGTCAGCACCAGCACCCGGGGCTCGCCGTTGTCGATCACCTCGGTGAGCCGGCCGGCCAGCCGGCCCACCTCGGCCTCCCGGCCGACGAACGGTGCCT harbors:
- a CDS encoding adenylate/guanylate cyclase domain-containing protein codes for the protein MTCAVCGTVPVPGARFCHNCGAALPAAAFLPAAERRVVTVLFGDLSDFTSWSEDLDPERVGAVTDRVLAALAGAVKTFGGHVDKLTGDGIMAVFGAPVAHEDDAERAVRAALSMQRAVRRVLDDERGGGAPLGLRVGLNTGDVVAGIQAAIEYTVIGDTVNTAARLADAAAIGAVYAGASTETATRHVAAWRRLRPLRLKGKRAPVEAYELLGLHDAPGTRSGIGDQAPFVGREAEVGRLAGRLTEVIDNGEPRVLVLTAEAGIGKSRFAAEVERYAAGYDVGTGRYAAPTGARVLSVRCAAFGERRRLAPLADLVRIAAGLPRDGSTAVTRAVVEERLRRLGHRLTRLSPQPPTIAVDLLLNLLGYADPPTAHPSSGPADLTADAPVLDAEAIPGAVADLLSALARETPLLVVVDDLHDALPETVEALGETLSRLTGPVLVLLLGRPELVRTTAGALNRVADAEVHALPPLRGADAARLLTSYLSGGRLPQPDVDRLLATAQGNPFYLAELVTLLIERGALTRTGPVPGDGAVDDVDWRLVPGSLSSRLLSRDLAAVLAARIDALPADARSVLRDASVVGDVVPEGTLEALRDRRDGRPAAVVAVELARAVEELLQRRMLRRTRTGYAFPTPLMREAAYAGIGKADLAERHACLARWADTVESLALRDAFIAEHAERAVGLAEAVGLRPDAPARTVAAIGVAALGRAARKAIAGGEPQLAVEYAERATTLGGESVPAADRLVYTRALLQTGRAADALADAEKVLANAADDATARTGALLVAGRAHRALGDSTRATATWREALQVATEVGLPAERAEAMRRLGMADFLAGRLSRASSRFAAAYQVNLAAGDLRGQAWSLQSLAWVTTTRGDFAGADAVLGRAARLFAELDDPVGRAWLRGTTAFARLLSGRLADARRLAQVFLPFGERVGEAWAVGTLRAVEAFAAAELGELAEADQSARRAYRDFDSAADDWGRGFALLARGAVARGLGERDHAVDLLSDALAQGERIDHPLLIAMAGTLCGFVALERGEIDEAQRLAQSVLTSVEPHNPLAAVQVAPRVLLASARLAAGDAATAVGLLAPIATAAGSPAVLFSRRQALARYASALLADGQPEAALHWARRALHAAAEDVRSRVIALGVLATALAATGDGTAARLAADQAVTLAYATEQVSERATAEQIRSAVDGTPGAERSPDPTMWVGPSGS